One genomic window of Actinoplanes lobatus includes the following:
- a CDS encoding DUF6226 family protein, translating to MDGNPDATDPDRFATLHEAAETLLDELTERYQVERREGKEPLGRDEALVRTVRLIPRTPTAAPLAVQFADPGLRLRLGRWWNEPLPTCSCDACDEDPKILIDHLRTHADALIEGGLWERVRRGLSGSWFETRLIGSGVKSDREGPLSADGARDARRGGFAAPVQWAPWQLRSY from the coding sequence GTGGACGGCAACCCGGACGCCACCGACCCCGACCGCTTCGCCACGCTGCACGAGGCGGCCGAAACCCTGCTGGACGAGCTCACCGAGCGGTACCAGGTGGAGCGCCGGGAGGGCAAAGAACCACTCGGGCGCGACGAAGCGCTCGTACGAACCGTCCGGCTCATCCCCCGCACACCCACCGCGGCCCCGCTGGCGGTCCAGTTCGCCGACCCGGGCCTGCGCCTGCGCCTCGGCCGCTGGTGGAACGAACCCCTGCCGACCTGCTCCTGTGACGCCTGCGACGAGGACCCGAAAATCCTCATCGACCACCTGCGGACCCACGCCGACGCGCTCATCGAGGGCGGGCTGTGGGAACGGGTCCGCCGAGGGCTGAGCGGGTCATGGTTCGAGACCCGGCTGATCGGCTCCGGAGTGAAATCCGACCGCGAGGGACCCCTCTCGGCGGACGGGGCCAGGGACGCCCGGCGTGGTGGTTTCGCCGCGCCGGTCCAATGGGCGCCCTGGCAGCTCCGCTCGTATTAG
- a CDS encoding DUF397 domain-containing protein, translating into MIKPTEEPRWRRSGRCATGTCVEVARIGNRFLIRDSKDLGATPLDFTKEEWDAFVAGVKAGDFGFDE; encoded by the coding sequence ATGATCAAACCGACGGAAGAGCCACGGTGGCGCCGGAGTGGGCGATGTGCGACCGGCACCTGTGTCGAGGTGGCCAGGATCGGGAACCGGTTCCTGATCCGTGACAGCAAGGACCTCGGTGCCACGCCCCTCGACTTCACAAAGGAGGAGTGGGACGCGTTCGTGGCCGGAGTCAAGGCCGGAGACTTCGGTTTCGACGAATGA
- a CDS encoding DUF397 domain-containing protein yields MQNEMNAPAWRKSSRCGTSTCVEVAKVNDQYLIRDSKDPEAAPLSFDQSEWDAFVEGVAAGEFRF; encoded by the coding sequence ATGCAGAACGAGATGAACGCGCCCGCCTGGCGTAAGAGCAGCCGGTGCGGCACGTCGACGTGCGTCGAGGTCGCGAAGGTGAACGACCAGTACCTGATCCGCGACTCGAAGGACCCCGAGGCCGCCCCGCTCAGCTTCGACCAGAGCGAGTGGGACGCCTTCGTGGAGGGTGTGGCCGCGGGCGAGTTCCGCTTCTGA
- a CDS encoding helix-turn-helix domain-containing protein encodes MTEGDSPTIARRRVRLALREAREQAGLTQNQVAEEMEWSHSKVIRIERGDVSISANDLKPLLNYLGIKDKAIVTELLADARLARTRQRKAWYQAPEFRDTLTDDLRKLIEYENEAAEIRSYSIYYIPGPLQTRDYATALMARYEDELNEDQRRWRVEARTKRRETLLGRAGDVQILLMVDESVLSRAVGGPAVFADQLRDLKQHAEDGSVRVRMVPFSLDASVTNNASFDLLVLGGGEVLYRETGLTDEMVEDQETAAKHRARYDRVWQEAADEADTIQFIERRIKELERADTDRPSR; translated from the coding sequence ATGACCGAGGGTGACTCGCCGACCATCGCACGCCGGCGCGTACGTCTCGCGCTCCGCGAAGCGCGCGAGCAAGCCGGACTCACCCAAAATCAGGTCGCCGAAGAGATGGAGTGGTCGCACAGCAAGGTCATCAGAATCGAGCGGGGCGATGTCAGCATCTCCGCGAACGATCTGAAACCGCTGTTGAACTACCTCGGAATCAAGGACAAGGCGATCGTCACGGAGTTGCTCGCCGATGCCCGCCTCGCCCGTACACGCCAGCGAAAAGCGTGGTACCAGGCCCCGGAATTCCGCGACACCCTCACCGATGACCTGCGTAAACTGATCGAGTACGAGAATGAGGCCGCGGAGATCCGCTCCTACTCGATCTATTACATACCTGGTCCTCTGCAGACACGCGACTACGCGACCGCACTGATGGCCCGGTACGAGGACGAGCTGAACGAGGACCAGCGCCGGTGGCGGGTCGAGGCCCGAACGAAACGTCGTGAGACTCTGCTCGGCCGCGCCGGGGACGTGCAGATACTGCTGATGGTCGACGAGTCCGTGCTGAGCCGCGCGGTCGGCGGGCCGGCCGTCTTCGCGGATCAGCTGCGCGATCTGAAGCAGCATGCCGAGGACGGTTCGGTCCGGGTGCGGATGGTGCCGTTCTCGCTCGACGCCTCGGTCACCAACAACGCCAGCTTCGACCTGCTCGTGCTCGGTGGCGGCGAGGTGCTGTACCGGGAGACCGGCTTGACTGACGAAATGGTCGAGGACCAGGAGACGGCCGCGAAACACCGCGCGCGATACGACCGGGTCTGGCAGGAGGCCGCGGATGAAGCGGACACGATTCAATTCATCGAACGGCGGATCAAAGAGCTGGAACGCGCCGATACGGACCGGCCGTCCCGGTAG
- a CDS encoding DUF6232 family protein, which produces MRTRIYYRGPDALVSDDQFVWHPHSAPQVFAISDLRNVGLVQAPSRIRPYAPALAAGALAAAVAGWTLLPDPAIYVLVFLGLAVPGVAMLWREPGRWELHAQYRGTAVVLYSSADARVFNQVSRALRRAMEDTRRTPWGYGLAAA; this is translated from the coding sequence ATGCGCACACGGATCTACTATCGCGGTCCCGACGCCCTGGTGTCCGACGATCAGTTCGTCTGGCACCCCCATTCCGCGCCGCAGGTTTTCGCCATCTCCGATCTGCGCAACGTCGGCCTCGTGCAGGCGCCCTCACGCATCCGCCCGTACGCTCCGGCACTCGCCGCGGGCGCTCTCGCCGCCGCGGTCGCCGGTTGGACGCTGTTACCGGATCCGGCGATCTACGTTCTCGTCTTCCTCGGACTGGCGGTACCGGGTGTAGCCATGCTCTGGCGCGAGCCAGGCCGCTGGGAGTTGCACGCGCAGTACCGAGGGACGGCCGTCGTGCTCTACTCCTCCGCCGACGCGAGAGTCTTCAATCAGGTGAGCCGGGCTCTGCGCCGCGCCATGGAGGACACCCGGCGGACACCCTGGGGTTACGGGCTCGCAGCCGCCTGA
- a CDS encoding DUF2231 domain-containing protein: METRLNVAGQAVQPILVMFPLGLFVMAVLFDIADLLGGPNILGALAYWNIVAGLIGGTLVTVAGAVDVMFARRARDRRLGVLRGLLNVGVLVVFAVIAMLRVREPDRVVSGGLFAVELLALVLAGFGAWFAGEVANGRSPAFARAAFGNRNS; encoded by the coding sequence ATGGAGACCCGGTTGAATGTCGCGGGCCAGGCGGTGCAGCCGATTCTGGTGATGTTCCCGCTCGGCCTGTTCGTGATGGCGGTTTTGTTCGATATCGCCGACTTGCTGGGCGGTCCTAACATCCTGGGCGCCCTGGCGTACTGGAACATCGTGGCCGGCCTGATCGGTGGCACCCTGGTGACGGTCGCCGGCGCCGTCGACGTCATGTTCGCCCGGCGCGCCCGGGACCGCCGCCTCGGTGTGCTGCGCGGCCTGCTCAACGTGGGCGTGCTGGTGGTCTTCGCGGTCATCGCGATGCTGCGGGTGCGGGAGCCGGACCGGGTGGTGAGCGGTGGGCTGTTCGCCGTCGAGTTGCTCGCCCTGGTGCTGGCCGGGTTCGGCGCGTGGTTCGCCGGTGAGGTCGCCAACGGCCGGTCGCCCGCGTTCGCCCGGGCCGCGTTCGGCAACCGGAACTCCTGA
- a CDS encoding MFS transporter, whose amino-acid sequence MSTKRRRLSLDLSPLRTSRDFRLVFTGGVVTAFGSFISYVTIPYQVAELTKNPLMVGLIGVCELLPLLIMSFVGGALADYIDRRLLVRGSEFALALICGILLVNALSDEPHLWLLYVAAFLTAAVAGLQRPALDAMLPRLVKPEELPAVMSLHSLGMQFAQLFGMPLAGILLASFDLAWVYAFDLLTFAVSLICLTLVKAVPPPVAADRPSLSSVVTGLKYAKSRPELLGTYLVDINAMFFGMPSALYPFLAQSLGGPKVLGLLYAAPAVGSLIATFGSGWTARVHRHGLMVLVAAAFWGVGIIGVGLSGTLWLTLFCLAFAGAADMVSGLFRMIIWNQTIPDHLRGRLAGIEMLSYTTGPLLGQLRAGAMARTGLGVAGSIWMGGVLCVAGTVALAAALPRFVKYNGKDGMALKKAADEEWVATADTRAGR is encoded by the coding sequence GTGAGCACCAAGCGCCGCCGGCTGAGCCTGGATCTGTCCCCGTTACGCACGTCCCGGGACTTCCGGCTCGTCTTCACCGGCGGGGTGGTGACGGCTTTCGGATCGTTCATCAGCTACGTCACCATTCCGTACCAGGTGGCGGAGCTGACCAAGAACCCGCTCATGGTGGGCCTGATCGGCGTCTGCGAGCTGCTGCCCCTGCTGATCATGTCGTTCGTCGGCGGCGCGCTGGCCGACTACATCGACCGCCGCCTGCTGGTCCGCGGCAGTGAGTTCGCGCTCGCCCTGATCTGCGGCATCCTGCTGGTCAACGCGCTCTCCGACGAGCCGCACCTGTGGCTGCTCTACGTGGCGGCGTTCCTGACCGCCGCGGTGGCCGGCCTGCAACGTCCCGCCCTGGACGCGATGCTCCCCCGGCTGGTGAAGCCGGAGGAACTGCCGGCCGTCATGTCGCTGCACTCGCTCGGCATGCAGTTCGCCCAGCTCTTCGGCATGCCACTGGCCGGGATCCTGCTGGCCAGCTTCGACCTGGCCTGGGTGTACGCGTTCGACCTGCTGACCTTCGCCGTCTCGCTGATCTGCCTGACCCTGGTGAAGGCGGTCCCGCCGCCGGTGGCCGCCGACCGCCCGTCGCTGAGCAGCGTGGTCACCGGCCTGAAGTACGCGAAGTCCCGCCCCGAGCTGCTCGGCACGTACCTGGTCGACATCAACGCCATGTTCTTCGGCATGCCGTCCGCGCTCTACCCGTTCCTGGCCCAGAGCCTGGGCGGTCCCAAGGTGCTGGGCCTGCTCTACGCGGCGCCCGCGGTCGGGTCGCTGATCGCCACGTTCGGCTCCGGCTGGACCGCCCGGGTGCACCGGCACGGCCTCATGGTGCTGGTCGCGGCCGCGTTCTGGGGTGTCGGCATCATCGGTGTCGGCCTCTCCGGCACCCTCTGGCTGACCCTGTTCTGCCTGGCCTTCGCGGGTGCGGCGGACATGGTCTCCGGCCTGTTCCGCATGATCATCTGGAACCAGACCATCCCGGACCATCTGCGCGGGCGACTGGCCGGCATCGAGATGCTGTCGTACACCACCGGCCCGTTGCTGGGTCAGCTCCGGGCCGGTGCGATGGCTCGTACCGGTCTGGGCGTGGCCGGCTCCATCTGGATGGGTGGCGTCCTGTGCGTGGCCGGCACCGTGGCCCTGGCCGCCGCCCTGCCGAGGTTCGTCAAGTACAACGGCAAGGACGGCATGGCCCTGAAGAAGGCCGCGGACGAGGAGTGGGTGGCCACCGCCGACACGCGCGCCGGGCGGTGA
- a CDS encoding NUDIX domain-containing protein produces the protein MALTWAESYLGRVRASVGDSDTIFFVGARTVVLDEQNRLLLIQRSDNHRWAIPAGAMELGESMAECAVRELWEETGLRATSLTPYAFYTAYTYTNEYRHTYQQVLMTFVVHSWEGELLRQTEESVDAGFFPLDALPGQKSFVIDEALADLATFQKTGILVMK, from the coding sequence ATGGCGTTGACGTGGGCGGAGTCTTACCTGGGGCGGGTGCGGGCGAGCGTCGGCGACTCCGACACGATCTTCTTCGTCGGCGCCCGGACGGTCGTGCTGGACGAGCAGAACCGGCTGCTGCTGATCCAGCGGTCGGACAACCACCGGTGGGCGATTCCGGCCGGCGCCATGGAACTCGGCGAGAGCATGGCGGAGTGCGCCGTCCGTGAGCTGTGGGAGGAGACCGGTCTGCGGGCCACGTCCCTGACGCCGTACGCGTTCTACACCGCGTACACCTACACCAACGAGTACCGGCACACGTACCAGCAGGTTCTGATGACCTTCGTGGTGCACTCGTGGGAGGGCGAGCTGCTGCGGCAGACCGAGGAGAGTGTGGACGCCGGGTTCTTCCCGCTCGACGCGCTGCCCGGGCAGAAGTCGTTCGTGATCGACGAGGCGCTGGCCGACCTCGCCACCTTCCAGAAGACCGGCATCCTGGTGATGAAGTAA
- the ku gene encoding non-homologous end joining protein Ku yields the protein MRAIWKGAVSFGLVSISVKLYSATEEKDIRFHQVHRTDGGRIKYQRTCSVDGEVVSYDDIAKGYDIGGGEMVILTDEDFADLPLSTSRAIDVLEFVPAEQIDPILFAKAYYLEPEGQAAKPYVLLRDALRDADRVAIVKIAIRQREQLATLRVRDDVLVLNTMMWPDEVRTPEFGFLDDDIETRPAELAMASSLIDSMAGSFKPDEFTDNYRAALQEVIDAKVEGREVVQPEEAEEAPAAAIDLMAALKASVERARQARGEDRKPSEGTGEASPPAKKAAAPRKRAAPAKKAAPAKSTTARKTTSAAKATKKSA from the coding sequence ATGCGAGCGATCTGGAAAGGCGCTGTCTCGTTCGGCCTGGTGTCGATTTCGGTCAAGCTGTATTCGGCGACCGAGGAGAAGGACATCCGCTTCCACCAGGTGCATCGCACCGACGGCGGGCGGATCAAGTACCAGCGCACCTGCTCGGTGGACGGCGAGGTGGTCAGCTATGACGACATCGCCAAGGGGTACGACATCGGCGGCGGCGAAATGGTGATCTTGACGGATGAGGATTTCGCCGACCTCCCGTTGAGCACGTCACGAGCCATTGACGTCCTGGAATTCGTTCCGGCCGAGCAGATCGACCCGATCCTGTTCGCCAAGGCGTACTACCTGGAGCCGGAGGGGCAGGCCGCGAAACCGTACGTGCTGCTGCGCGACGCCCTACGGGACGCCGACCGGGTGGCCATCGTCAAGATCGCAATCCGGCAGCGCGAGCAGCTCGCCACCCTGCGGGTCCGCGACGACGTGCTGGTCCTCAACACCATGATGTGGCCGGACGAGGTGCGCACCCCCGAGTTCGGCTTCCTCGACGACGACATCGAGACCCGTCCGGCCGAGCTGGCGATGGCGAGCTCGCTGATCGACTCGATGGCCGGCAGCTTCAAGCCGGACGAGTTCACCGACAACTACCGGGCCGCGTTGCAGGAGGTCATCGACGCCAAGGTGGAGGGCCGCGAGGTGGTCCAGCCGGAGGAGGCCGAGGAGGCGCCGGCCGCGGCGATCGATCTCATGGCGGCGCTCAAGGCCTCCGTCGAACGCGCGCGCCAGGCGCGTGGCGAGGATCGAAAGCCCTCCGAGGGTACGGGTGAAGCGTCCCCGCCCGCGAAGAAGGCGGCCGCGCCCCGGAAGAGGGCGGCTCCCGCCAAGAAGGCCGCCCCGGCCAAGAGCACGACCGCGAGGAAGACCACGTCCGCCGCGAAGGCCACGAAGAAGTCCGCATGA
- the ligD gene encoding non-homologous end-joining DNA ligase — protein sequence MSGSPLTPMLATAGRLPVGPDWSYEFKWDGVRVLALFSGGPPALYARSGALVTAAYPEIADLSLPDGTLLDGEMVVLDAAGRPSFTALAERMHVRDRNRAARLAATLPVTYLIFDLLLLDGMDYTGLPYLARRERLEELDLAGTRWMVPPSFGDGPATETAARENHLEGVMAKRSDSVYLPGQRSADWVKVKFDRTGDYVIGGWRPGVRKLGGLLVGVPTPDGLAFRGRVGGGIGAAAEKDLLSRLAPLATTDSPFAAGAVPREDSKGAHWVRPELVAEIRYGNLTPDRRLRFPRFLRLRDDKKPGECADDAS from the coding sequence GTGTCCGGATCACCGCTCACCCCGATGCTCGCGACCGCGGGCCGGCTGCCGGTGGGCCCGGACTGGAGCTACGAGTTCAAGTGGGACGGCGTCCGGGTGCTGGCCCTGTTCAGCGGCGGCCCGCCGGCTCTGTACGCGCGGTCCGGAGCGCTGGTCACCGCGGCCTACCCGGAGATCGCCGACCTGAGCCTGCCGGACGGCACCCTGCTCGACGGCGAGATGGTCGTCCTCGACGCGGCCGGGCGGCCATCCTTCACGGCGCTGGCCGAGCGCATGCACGTCCGCGACCGCAACCGCGCGGCCCGGCTGGCGGCCACCCTCCCGGTCACCTACCTCATCTTCGACCTGCTGCTCCTCGACGGCATGGACTACACCGGACTGCCGTACCTGGCCCGTCGCGAACGCCTGGAGGAACTCGACCTGGCCGGCACCCGCTGGATGGTCCCGCCGTCGTTCGGCGACGGCCCGGCCACCGAGACGGCCGCCCGGGAGAACCATCTCGAAGGTGTGATGGCCAAACGCTCCGACTCCGTCTACCTGCCCGGACAGCGCTCGGCGGACTGGGTGAAGGTCAAGTTCGACCGGACCGGCGACTACGTCATCGGCGGCTGGCGGCCCGGCGTGCGCAAACTCGGCGGGCTGCTGGTCGGCGTACCCACCCCGGACGGCCTGGCATTCCGGGGCCGGGTCGGCGGCGGCATCGGCGCCGCCGCCGAGAAGGACCTCCTCTCGCGGCTGGCGCCGCTCGCCACCACGGACTCACCCTTCGCCGCCGGCGCGGTGCCGCGGGAGGATTCCAAAGGCGCGCATTGGGTACGACCGGAGCTCGTCGCCGAGATCCGCTACGGCAACCTGACCCCCGACCGTCGCCTGCGCTTCCCCCGCTTCCTGCGGCTGCGCGACGACAAGAAGCCGGGAGAGTGCGCCGACGATGCCTCGTGA
- the ligD gene encoding non-homologous end-joining DNA ligase: MPRDRFLVHIEGRDLELSNLDKVLYPSAGFTKGEVIDYYTRVAPVLLPHLRDRAVTRIRYPNGVDEAHFFEKNKPGGTPDWVRLETLPVPGSTRSRETIDFVVVDDLPTLVWLANLAAIELHTPQWRIGADPDLLVVDLDPGAPAGLRECCAVAMLMRDRLGADGITAYPKTSGKKGMQLCCPISGTQSSGVVSGYAKTVAEELATMVPGSITAKMARQLRPGRIFIDWSQNNAFKTTVAPYSLRAGATPTASTPLTWDEVMAMATGEKPSWQCGATETLQRVEEHGDLLAGMLEPGPVVPS, from the coding sequence ATGCCTCGTGACCGGTTCCTGGTGCACATCGAGGGCCGTGACCTCGAACTCTCGAACCTGGACAAGGTCCTGTACCCGTCGGCCGGATTCACCAAGGGCGAGGTGATCGACTACTACACCCGGGTGGCCCCGGTGCTGCTGCCGCACCTGCGGGACCGGGCGGTCACCCGCATCCGCTACCCCAACGGGGTCGACGAGGCGCACTTCTTCGAGAAGAACAAACCCGGCGGAACCCCCGACTGGGTACGCCTGGAAACACTGCCGGTACCCGGTTCCACGAGGAGCCGGGAGACCATCGACTTCGTGGTCGTCGACGACCTGCCCACCCTCGTCTGGCTCGCCAACCTGGCCGCCATCGAACTGCACACCCCGCAGTGGCGGATCGGCGCCGACCCGGACCTGCTGGTCGTCGACCTCGACCCGGGCGCTCCGGCCGGCCTGCGCGAGTGCTGCGCGGTGGCCATGCTGATGCGCGACCGGCTCGGCGCGGACGGCATCACCGCCTACCCCAAGACGTCCGGGAAGAAGGGCATGCAGCTGTGCTGCCCGATCTCCGGAACCCAGTCGTCCGGCGTGGTCTCCGGCTACGCGAAAACGGTCGCCGAGGAACTGGCGACGATGGTGCCCGGCTCGATCACCGCGAAGATGGCCAGGCAGCTGCGCCCCGGCAGGATCTTCATCGACTGGAGCCAGAACAACGCGTTCAAGACCACGGTCGCGCCCTACTCCCTGCGGGCCGGCGCCACACCCACCGCCTCCACCCCACTGACCTGGGACGAGGTGATGGCCATGGCCACCGGCGAGAAGCCCTCCTGGCAGTGCGGTGCCACCGAGACCCTGCAACGCGTCGAGGAACACGGCGACCTGCTCGCCGGCATGCTCGAACCCGGACCCGTGGTCCCGTCATAG
- a CDS encoding Ig-like domain-containing protein has translation MIMRRGGAVSALSTLLLLSAGLPARAADDPVADTVAPVVNDFGIPSGTLVGLNPYFTSTVSDNVGVVRVEVWHGRVRLADSGTGAWETVNFKPDLGGIREAGPVDLVIRAHDAAGNVGTATTTVIIDRDLPTATITPAFGTVVPALPLTIELTDIPSDILEISMDAPEPIGTTWRTSGPWTFKWNARKGMTPPVFTLRDVNDNISTITTGYFVDADVPQVTSVAPAWNALVRGTRIYSTITATDRAGVEKAQLNGSAVDTVAPWTGSIPAGADGAKTLTWTVTDRLGNFKRFNWPVIVDNTKPKLSVTKAPKNKAKVTGTVKVTAAASDKNGVARVELLINGKVVAKDVKAAYTFSINTKKYGKTIKFQLRAYDKAGNVTTSPTRTWKR, from the coding sequence ATGATCATGCGACGCGGGGGCGCCGTCAGCGCACTGTCCACTCTGTTGCTGCTCTCGGCCGGACTTCCGGCACGAGCCGCCGACGACCCGGTGGCCGACACCGTCGCGCCGGTCGTCAACGACTTCGGCATTCCGTCCGGCACCCTCGTCGGGTTGAACCCCTACTTCACCTCGACCGTGAGCGACAACGTCGGTGTGGTCCGGGTCGAGGTGTGGCACGGCCGCGTGCGCCTGGCCGACTCCGGCACGGGCGCCTGGGAAACCGTGAACTTCAAGCCCGACCTCGGCGGGATCCGGGAGGCCGGACCGGTCGACCTGGTGATCCGTGCCCACGACGCGGCCGGGAACGTCGGCACGGCCACCACCACCGTGATCATCGACCGGGACCTGCCCACCGCGACCATCACCCCGGCCTTCGGCACCGTCGTCCCGGCGCTGCCCCTGACCATCGAGCTCACCGACATCCCCAGCGACATCCTGGAGATCTCGATGGACGCGCCGGAGCCGATCGGGACCACCTGGCGGACCAGCGGCCCGTGGACCTTCAAATGGAACGCCCGCAAGGGCATGACCCCGCCGGTCTTCACCCTGCGTGACGTGAACGACAACATCAGCACCATCACCACCGGGTACTTCGTCGACGCCGACGTGCCGCAGGTGACCTCGGTGGCGCCGGCCTGGAACGCGCTCGTCCGCGGCACCCGGATCTACAGCACGATCACCGCCACCGACCGGGCCGGTGTCGAGAAGGCACAGCTCAACGGGTCCGCCGTGGACACCGTGGCGCCCTGGACCGGGTCGATCCCGGCCGGTGCCGACGGTGCCAAGACGTTGACCTGGACGGTCACCGACCGGCTCGGCAACTTCAAGCGGTTCAACTGGCCGGTCATCGTGGACAACACCAAGCCCAAACTGTCCGTGACCAAGGCGCCGAAGAACAAGGCGAAGGTCACCGGAACCGTCAAGGTCACCGCCGCGGCGAGCGACAAGAACGGGGTGGCCCGGGTCGAGCTGTTGATCAACGGCAAGGTCGTCGCCAAGGACGTGAAGGCCGCCTACACCTTCTCGATCAACACCAAGAAGTACGGCAAGACGATCAAATTCCAGCTGCGGGCGTACGACAAGGCCGGCAACGTGACCACCTCCCCCACTCGGACCTGGAAGCGCTAG
- a CDS encoding DNA repair helicase XPB codes for MSGGPLIVQSDKTLLLEVDHPDAQACRMAIAPFAELERSPEHVHTYRLTPLGLWNSRAAGHDAESVVDALIKFSRYPVPHALLVDVAETMDRYGRLQLLNDPVHGLVLRGLDRIVLIEVAKSKKLAGMLGDRIDDETIAVHGSERGRLKQALLKLGWPAEDLAGYVDGEAHPIALKEDGWTLRSYQQEAVDGFWAGGSGVVVLPCGAGKTLVGAAAMAQASATTLILVTNTVAGRQWKRELLARTTLTDEEIGEYSGERKEIRPVTIATYQVLTSRRGGAFTHLDLFGARDWGLVVYDEVHLLPAPIFRFTADLQARRRLGLTATLVREDGREGDVFSLIGPKRYDAPWKDIEAQGWIAPAECVEVRVTLTEAERMAYAVTEAEERYRAAATARTKLPVVKALVKKHPGEQVLVIGGFLDQLHELGEFLDAPIVQGATTNRERERLFDAFRDGSLRTLVLSKVGNFSIDLPEAAVAIQVSGTFGSRQEEAQRLGRVLRPKGDGRQAHFYTVVSRDTIDTEYAAHRQRFLAEQGYAYTIVDADDVLGPPLPQID; via the coding sequence GTGAGCGGCGGACCACTGATCGTGCAGTCGGACAAGACCCTGCTTCTGGAGGTCGACCATCCGGACGCGCAGGCCTGCCGGATGGCGATCGCGCCGTTCGCCGAGCTGGAGCGGTCGCCGGAGCATGTGCACACGTACCGGCTGACCCCTCTCGGCCTGTGGAACAGCCGGGCCGCCGGGCACGACGCGGAGAGCGTGGTCGACGCGCTGATCAAGTTCTCCCGCTATCCGGTGCCGCACGCGCTGCTGGTCGACGTCGCCGAGACGATGGACCGGTACGGCCGTCTGCAACTGCTGAACGACCCGGTGCACGGCCTGGTCCTGCGCGGCCTCGACCGGATCGTGCTGATCGAGGTGGCCAAGTCGAAGAAGCTGGCCGGCATGCTCGGCGACCGCATCGACGACGAGACCATCGCGGTGCACGGCTCCGAGCGCGGCCGCCTCAAGCAGGCGCTGCTCAAGCTGGGCTGGCCGGCCGAGGACCTGGCCGGCTACGTGGACGGCGAGGCGCACCCGATCGCCCTCAAGGAGGACGGCTGGACCCTGCGCTCGTACCAGCAGGAGGCGGTGGACGGGTTCTGGGCCGGCGGCTCGGGTGTCGTGGTGCTGCCCTGCGGCGCGGGCAAGACGCTGGTCGGCGCGGCCGCGATGGCGCAGGCGTCGGCGACGACCCTGATCCTGGTGACGAACACGGTGGCCGGCCGCCAGTGGAAGCGTGAGCTGCTGGCCCGCACCACGCTCACCGACGAGGAGATCGGCGAGTACAGCGGCGAGCGCAAGGAGATCCGCCCGGTCACCATCGCGACGTACCAGGTGCTCACGTCACGCCGCGGCGGCGCCTTCACCCATCTCGACCTGTTCGGCGCCCGCGACTGGGGCCTGGTCGTCTACGACGAGGTCCACCTCCTGCCCGCGCCGATCTTCCGCTTCACCGCGGACCTCCAGGCCCGGCGCCGCCTCGGCCTCACCGCGACTCTGGTACGCGAGGACGGTCGCGAGGGTGACGTGTTCTCGCTGATCGGCCCGAAACGCTACGACGCCCCGTGGAAGGACATCGAGGCCCAGGGCTGGATCGCCCCGGCCGAGTGCGTCGAGGTCCGGGTCACCCTCACCGAGGCGGAGCGGATGGCGTACGCGGTGACCGAGGCCGAGGAGCGTTACCGGGCCGCGGCCACCGCGCGTACCAAATTGCCGGTGGTGAAAGCCCTGGTGAAGAAGCACCCGGGCGAGCAGGTGCTGGTCATCGGCGGTTTCCTGGACCAGCTGCACGAGCTGGGCGAGTTCCTGGACGCCCCGATCGTGCAGGGCGCCACCACGAACAGGGAGCGGGAGCGGCTGTTCGACGCGTTCCGTGACGGTTCGCTGCGGACGCTGGTGCTGTCGAAGGTCGGCAACTTCTCGATCGACCTGCCCGAGGCCGCGGTGGCGATCCAGGTGTCCGGCACGTTCGGTTCCCGCCAGGAGGAGGCCCAGCGCCTGGGCCGGGTGCTGCGCCCCAAGGGCGACGGCCGCCAGGCCCACTTCTACACGGTCGTCTCCCGGGACACCATCGACACCGAGTACGCGGCCCATCGCCAGCGCTTCCTCGCCGAACAGGGCTACGCCTACACGATCGTCGACGCCGACGACGTCCTCGGCCCACCCCTGCCCCAGATCGACTGA